From a single Nostoc sp. MS1 genomic region:
- a CDS encoding glycoside hydrolase family 10 protein yields MTRLAKLFFSYLLFVQLILYLTGLSVPSLPNYEQKSSVPTTTEIRGVWLTNVASGVLFVPWGIDRAIEQLSALNFNTLYPVVWNRGHTFYKSATAKSVIGDDTQPLLNLMHGGQDVLAKLIKLAKPKSISVIPWFEYGFMAPPNSAIAKRHPEWLTNGQGGVISISEMLPEESDNDPTNKLVWLNPLHPEVQQFILALITEVITNYDVEGIQFDDHFGMPVQFGYDPYTIKLYQEEHQGKSPPKNTFDSEWMSWRASKITRFMTEIHQVVKDLKPNAKISLAPNSQYFAYKYYLQDWSTWVKKRLIDELVLQVYRNNISSFVTELEQPAVKFARTKIPVAIGISTGTWQTPVKIDQIKKQVQAVRDRSFFGISFFYWESLWGYITPESPPYRRQVFQKMFSAKAARPLAPVNSEQLTSSDN; encoded by the coding sequence ATGACTCGGTTGGCAAAACTGTTTTTTTCGTACTTACTGTTTGTACAATTAATATTGTATTTAACAGGATTGTCTGTCCCTTCATTGCCTAATTATGAACAAAAAAGCAGTGTACCAACTACAACAGAAATTCGAGGAGTTTGGTTAACTAATGTTGCTAGTGGTGTACTCTTTGTACCTTGGGGTATAGATCGTGCTATTGAGCAATTATCTGCACTTAACTTTAATACACTTTATCCTGTAGTTTGGAATCGGGGTCATACATTTTACAAGAGTGCTACAGCTAAATCTGTGATAGGTGACGACACTCAACCCCTGCTGAACTTAATGCACGGAGGACAAGACGTTTTAGCCAAGTTAATTAAACTTGCCAAACCGAAAAGTATAAGTGTAATTCCTTGGTTTGAATATGGTTTCATGGCTCCCCCTAATTCAGCTATAGCTAAACGTCACCCTGAGTGGTTAACAAATGGTCAAGGTGGCGTTATATCTATTAGTGAAATGCTACCAGAAGAAAGTGATAATGACCCCACAAATAAGCTAGTCTGGCTCAATCCTTTACATCCAGAAGTTCAACAATTTATCTTAGCGCTAATTACAGAAGTTATTACTAATTATGATGTTGAAGGTATCCAATTTGATGACCATTTTGGTATGCCAGTACAATTTGGCTATGACCCATACACCATAAAACTTTATCAAGAAGAACATCAAGGAAAAAGCCCTCCTAAAAACACCTTTGACTCAGAATGGATGAGTTGGCGTGCTAGCAAAATTACTCGTTTCATGACAGAAATACATCAGGTTGTAAAAGACTTGAAACCTAATGCTAAAATATCTCTTGCACCCAATTCTCAATATTTTGCATACAAATATTATTTACAAGATTGGTCAACCTGGGTGAAAAAACGTCTGATTGATGAGTTAGTTTTACAAGTGTATCGCAACAATATAAGTAGTTTTGTAACTGAATTAGAACAACCAGCCGTCAAGTTTGCCCGGACTAAAATTCCTGTGGCTATTGGCATATCAACAGGAACTTGGCAAACTCCTGTTAAGATTGACCAAATTAAAAAACAAGTACAAGCTGTGCGCGATCGCTCTTTTTTTGGTATCTCTTTTTTTTACTGGGAAAGTCTGTGGGGTTACATCACTCCAGAGTCACCCCCTTACCGTCGTCAGGTTTTTCAAAAAATGTTCAGTGCTAAAGCCGCTAGGCCTCTAGCACCAGTTAACAGTGAACAGTTAACATCATCTGATAACTGA
- the glcD gene encoding glycolate oxidase subunit GlcD: MQDQDKKQRNWKPIIKAFEAVLGTKGVVQRREELITYECDGLTSYRQRPAVAVLPRTTEQVAAVVKICNQYAVPFIARGSGTGLSGGALPSKDSVLIVTSLMRQILSVDLDNQRIVVQPGVINSWVTQTVSGAGFYYAPDPSSQIICSIGGNVAENSGGVHCLKYGVTTNHVLGLKIVTPEGEIVDLGGQIPESPGYDLTGIFVGSEGTLGIATEITLRILKSAESICVLLADFTSVEAAGAAVSDIISAGIIPGGMEMMDNVSINAVEDVVATNCYPRDATAILLVEIDGLEVEVEVNKQRVTDICKKNGARSVTCASDPETRLKLWKGRKAAFAAAGHLSPDYYVQDGVIPRTQLPYVLQEIEALSQKFGYPIANVFHAGDGNLHPLILFDNAVHGALEKVEELGGEILKLCVRVGGSISGEHGIGADKKCYMPDMFSNADLETMQWVRQVFNPQGLANPGKIFPTPRTCGEAANVIKNQQFEGVERF, encoded by the coding sequence ATCCAAGACCAAGATAAAAAACAACGTAACTGGAAACCCATAATTAAAGCCTTTGAGGCTGTGCTTGGTACAAAAGGCGTAGTCCAACGCCGAGAAGAACTTATCACCTACGAGTGTGATGGTTTGACTAGCTACCGTCAGCGTCCGGCTGTGGCGGTGTTACCTAGAACTACTGAACAAGTGGCGGCGGTAGTAAAAATATGTAATCAGTATGCTGTACCTTTCATTGCACGCGGTTCTGGAACTGGTTTATCTGGTGGGGCGTTACCATCGAAAGACTCAGTATTAATTGTTACGTCACTCATGCGGCAAATTCTTAGCGTAGATTTAGATAATCAGCGCATTGTAGTACAGCCAGGAGTGATTAACAGTTGGGTAACACAAACTGTCAGTGGTGCGGGATTTTATTATGCACCAGACCCTTCTAGCCAAATTATCTGTTCAATTGGTGGTAATGTGGCGGAAAACTCTGGTGGGGTGCATTGTTTAAAGTATGGTGTTACTACTAACCACGTTTTGGGTTTGAAAATTGTTACGCCGGAAGGGGAAATAGTTGATTTGGGTGGGCAAATTCCTGAAAGCCCTGGTTATGATTTAACAGGTATATTTGTCGGTTCAGAAGGGACTTTAGGAATTGCTACAGAAATTACCTTACGTATTCTCAAAAGTGCAGAATCAATCTGTGTGTTATTAGCAGATTTTACCAGCGTGGAGGCGGCTGGGGCGGCTGTTTCTGACATTATCAGTGCCGGGATAATTCCTGGTGGGATGGAAATGATGGATAACGTTAGTATTAACGCGGTGGAGGATGTTGTTGCTACTAATTGTTATCCTCGTGATGCTACGGCGATTTTGTTAGTGGAAATTGATGGTTTAGAAGTCGAAGTTGAGGTGAATAAACAACGTGTCACCGATATTTGTAAAAAGAATGGTGCGCGGAGTGTGACTTGTGCTAGTGACCCAGAAACTAGATTGAAATTATGGAAAGGGCGTAAAGCTGCGTTTGCGGCTGCTGGTCATTTAAGCCCAGATTATTATGTGCAAGATGGGGTAATTCCTCGGACTCAATTACCTTATGTTTTGCAAGAGATTGAGGCATTAAGTCAGAAGTTTGGTTATCCAATTGCCAATGTATTTCACGCTGGTGATGGTAATCTGCATCCGTTAATTCTCTTTGATAATGCTGTGCATGGTGCATTGGAGAAAGTCGAAGAGTTAGGAGGTGAAATTCTCAAACTTTGCGTGAGAGTTGGCGGTAGCATTTCTGGGGAACATGGTATTGGAGCTGATAAAAAATGTTACATGCCAGATATGTTTAGTAATGCCGATTTAGAAACTATGCAATGGGTAAGACAGGTATTTAATCCCCAAGGTTTAGCAAATCCTGGGAAGATATTCCCTACCCCACGCACTTGTGGCGAAGCTGCAAATGTCATCAAAAATCAACAGTTTGAGGGAGTAGAAAGATTTTAA
- a CDS encoding WG repeat-containing protein, with translation MIGYILWRRYKIIKQLGSGGFGETYLAEYPQDLPVNSKYKCVVKRLTRPQTPDLDTEERFKREAAILFKLGKEHNQIPELYDFFEENREFYLVQEYIDGHDLSYEMEQGKPWSEAEVIQLLQEVIEVLDFVHQNNVIHRDIKPLNLMRRYLDNKIVLIDFGIVKEISALGVNAKGKISSTVPIGTRGYMPSEQLHGHPKLCSDIYALGMTAIQALTGLPPQELHIDPDTLEVIWREKAQVSNILADILTKMVRYNSRQRYTDAGEVLQALKQSDLLSLIVTTSRKRIKVNNKYGYIDQMGRVVIPPQFDDAENFSEELAVVKIGNKFGYINKTGQLVIPPQFDDAEDFAEELAVIKIGDKFGYIDETGQLVIPPQFDDVQAFNESLARVKISNKFGYINKSGQIIIEPKFDEAWTFFKGIALVKLGDKYGYIGKSGQLVIAPQFDDAWDFEEELAVVKIGDKFGYIDKTGKLVRPLQFDDAWAFSEELALVKLDDKLGYIDKTGKLVISPQFDETFNFSEGMARVKIDDKWGYIDKTGKLVISPQFDDAEYFSQGLALVKIGKQERYIDKNGRFIY, from the coding sequence ATGATTGGATACATACTGTGGCGACGTTATAAAATTATCAAACAATTAGGCTCAGGTGGATTCGGTGAAACTTATCTAGCTGAATACCCGCAGGATTTACCAGTCAACTCAAAGTATAAATGTGTTGTCAAGCGGCTTACTAGACCCCAGACTCCAGACTTAGATACAGAAGAAAGGTTTAAGAGAGAAGCAGCTATATTATTCAAGTTGGGTAAGGAACATAACCAAATTCCTGAACTGTATGATTTCTTTGAGGAAAATAGAGAATTTTATCTTGTTCAAGAATATATTGATGGACATGATTTGAGTTACGAAATGGAACAAGGTAAACCTTGGAGTGAGGCTGAGGTAATTCAACTTTTGCAAGAAGTTATAGAGGTGCTAGATTTTGTTCATCAAAATAATGTGATCCACCGTGATATCAAACCATTAAATTTGATGCGGCGGTATTTAGATAATAAAATCGTCCTCATTGACTTTGGAATTGTCAAAGAAATCAGTGCTTTAGGCGTAAATGCTAAAGGAAAAATCAGCAGTACAGTTCCAATTGGTACTCGTGGTTATATGCCAAGTGAGCAACTTCATGGTCATCCTAAATTATGTAGTGATATTTATGCGCTAGGAATGACTGCAATTCAGGCGTTAACTGGGTTGCCACCACAAGAACTACACATAGATCCCGACACATTAGAAGTTATCTGGCGGGAAAAAGCTCAAGTAAGCAACATACTGGCAGATATTTTGACCAAAATGGTGCGGTATAATTCCCGGCAACGATACACAGATGCAGGTGAGGTATTGCAAGCTTTAAAACAATCAGATTTGCTTTCATTAATTGTTACGACCTCACGAAAACGAATAAAGGTTAATAATAAGTATGGTTACATTGACCAGATGGGGCGGGTAGTTATTCCACCGCAGTTTGATGATGCTGAAAACTTTTCTGAAGAGCTAGCAGTGGTCAAGATTGGTAACAAATTTGGCTATATAAATAAAACAGGACAGCTAGTTATTCCACCACAGTTTGATGATGCTGAGGATTTTGCTGAAGAGCTAGCAGTGATCAAGATTGGTGACAAATTTGGCTATATAGATGAAACAGGACAGCTAGTTATCCCACCTCAGTTTGATGATGTTCAAGCCTTCAATGAAAGTCTGGCAAGAGTGAAAATCAGCAATAAATTTGGCTATATCAACAAAAGTGGTCAAATAATCATCGAGCCTAAGTTTGATGAAGCTTGGACTTTTTTTAAAGGCATAGCATTGGTCAAATTAGGTGATAAGTATGGTTATATTGGCAAAAGTGGCCAGCTAGTTATTGCACCTCAGTTTGATGATGCTTGGGACTTTGAGGAAGAGCTTGCAGTGGTTAAGATTGGTGATAAATTTGGCTATATTGATAAAACAGGTAAGCTAGTGAGACCTCTCCAGTTTGATGATGCTTGGGCATTTTCTGAAGAGCTAGCATTAGTCAAACTCGATGACAAGCTAGGCTATATCGATAAAACAGGGAAGTTAGTTATATCTCCTCAATTTGATGAAACTTTCAACTTTTCTGAGGGGATGGCAAGAGTCAAAATCGATGACAAGTGGGGCTATATCGATAAAACTGGAAAGCTAGTTATATCTCCTCAGTTTGATGATGCTGAATATTTTTCTCAAGGATTGGCACTGGTAAAAATTGGTAAACAGGAACGTTATATAGATAAAAATGGAAGGTTTATTTATTAA
- a CDS encoding Uma2 family endonuclease has translation MVEQLIINNDNFYVPDANQLITEDDTPVDNFASAKQQRLLVSSLYTSFQNQPFLAEANVGIYHSDKQPQIVPDIFLSLDVQSPENWWEKQNRCYMVWQFGKFPELVIEIVSNKEGEELGKKLRIYEQMRVSYYIVYDPTQQLGEKTLRVYELRGRRYFETSENWLEQVGLGITFWQGEFEGRQDNWLRWCYQDGNLLLTGDERAEQERQRAEQERQRAEQAEARAQLLAERLRAMGIDPDAL, from the coding sequence ATGGTTGAGCAACTTATCATAAATAACGATAATTTCTATGTGCCAGATGCCAACCAGCTAATTACCGAAGATGATACACCTGTGGATAATTTTGCATCTGCCAAACAACAACGTTTATTAGTTAGTTCTCTTTACACTTCTTTTCAGAATCAACCCTTTTTGGCTGAAGCTAATGTAGGTATATATCATTCAGATAAACAGCCACAAATTGTTCCTGATATTTTCCTCAGCTTGGATGTCCAAAGCCCTGAAAATTGGTGGGAAAAACAAAACCGTTGTTATATGGTTTGGCAATTTGGTAAATTTCCAGAGTTGGTGATAGAGATTGTTTCAAATAAAGAAGGGGAAGAACTCGGTAAAAAGCTGCGAATTTATGAACAAATGCGAGTAAGTTACTACATTGTATATGACCCAACACAGCAATTAGGAGAAAAGACACTACGAGTATATGAACTAAGAGGAAGACGTTATTTTGAAACTTCAGAAAATTGGTTAGAACAAGTTGGCTTAGGTATCACTTTTTGGCAAGGTGAGTTTGAAGGAAGACAGGACAATTGGTTACGTTGGTGCTACCAAGACGGTAATCTTTTGCTTACAGGAGATGAACGTGCAGAACAGGAACGACAACGCGCAGAACAAGAACGACAACGTGCAGAACAAGCAGAAGCACGCGCACAACTTTTAGCCGAAAGACTAAGGGCTATGGGTATTGACCCCGATGCTTTGTAA
- the miaA gene encoding tRNA (adenosine(37)-N6)-dimethylallyltransferase MiaA, whose translation MTKLIVICGATATGKSGLALELAKRLGSVILSADSRQVYREFNIGTAKPSLAEQQAVPHYLIDICAPQETMTVADYQEQAQALINSLPHSPILLVGGTGLYIRSIVQGMKIPRVAPNYELRSQLESLGQTTLYSILQQVDPIAAQKIHPNDPVRTLRALEVFYVTGIPISEQQGENPPDYPILQIGLDCEIDRLGERIHKRTEQMIADGLVAEVEYLCQKYGADLPLLNTLGYQEIKEYLAEKISLEEAKELTVLHTRQFAKRQRTWFRAYSQIEWFDANDPNLLEKVWQRVQQ comes from the coding sequence ATGACTAAATTAATCGTAATTTGTGGTGCTACGGCGACGGGGAAATCTGGTTTGGCTTTGGAGTTAGCCAAGCGGTTGGGTTCTGTAATTCTTAGTGCTGATTCTCGTCAAGTGTATCGTGAGTTTAATATTGGTACTGCTAAACCCAGCTTGGCAGAACAACAAGCTGTTCCTCATTATTTAATAGATATCTGCGCTCCTCAAGAGACGATGACAGTGGCAGATTATCAAGAACAAGCTCAAGCATTAATTAATTCTTTGCCACATTCACCAATTTTATTAGTAGGTGGTACTGGTTTATATATCCGCTCGATTGTGCAGGGAATGAAGATTCCAAGGGTTGCACCGAATTATGAATTGCGATCGCAACTCGAATCCCTCGGACAAACCACACTCTACAGCATATTACAACAAGTTGATCCTATTGCTGCTCAAAAAATCCATCCCAATGACCCTGTGAGGACTTTACGAGCATTAGAAGTATTTTACGTGACTGGTATTCCTATATCTGAACAACAAGGAGAAAACCCTCCAGATTATCCTATTTTACAAATTGGCTTAGATTGTGAAATAGATAGATTGGGTGAGCGGATTCACAAACGCACTGAGCAAATGATAGCAGATGGTTTAGTTGCTGAGGTTGAATATCTTTGTCAAAAATATGGTGCTGATTTGCCTTTACTGAATACTTTAGGGTATCAAGAAATCAAGGAATATTTAGCAGAAAAAATTTCGTTGGAGGAAGCGAAAGAATTAACGGTTTTACATACACGACAATTTGCCAAACGTCAGCGTACATGGTTTAGAGCATATTCGCAAATTGAGTGGTTTGATGCTAATGACCCTAATTTATTAGAAAAAGTTTGGCAGCGAGTACAACAGTAG
- the gyrB gene encoding DNA topoisomerase (ATP-hydrolyzing) subunit B — translation MTSSYSADQIQVLEGLEAVRKRPGMYIGSTGPRGLHHLVYEVVDNSIDEALAGYCTHIEVDLNADGSVTVTDDGRGIPTDTHSRTGKSALETVLTVLHAGGKFGGGGYKVSGGLHGVGISVVNALSEVVDVTVWRDKKVHTQRYERGVPVTELIAKPYKEARTGTSVSFKPDTQIFTTGIEFDYITLAGRLRELAYLNAGVKITFTDSRLDLLKSDTPKVETYEYKGGIKEYVAYMNRDKQALHEEIIYVQGERNNVQIEVSLQWCTDAYTDNVLGFANNIRTVDGGTHLEGLKAVLTRTLNAIARKRNKIKENEPNLSGEHVREGLTAVISVKVPDPEFEGQTKTKLGNTEVRGIVDSLVGEVLTEYLEFHPSIADSILDKAIQAFKAAEAARHARELVRRKSVLESSPLPGKLADCSSRDPSESEIYIVEGDSAGGSAKQGRDRRTQAILPLRGKILNIEKTDDSKIYKNNEIQALITALGLGVKGEEFDSTQLRYHRIIIMTDADVDGAHIRTLLLTFFYRYQRSLIEQGFIYIACPPLYKVERGRNYEYCYSERELQQAIAKFPANANYTIQRFKGLGEMMPEQLWTTTMNPETRTLKQVEIEDAAEADRIFTILMGDRVAPRREFIETYGSKLNLIDLDI, via the coding sequence ATGACGAGCAGTTACAGTGCCGATCAGATTCAAGTTCTGGAAGGTCTGGAAGCCGTCCGCAAACGACCGGGGATGTACATCGGTTCTACCGGGCCGCGAGGACTCCACCATCTAGTTTATGAGGTGGTAGACAACTCTATTGATGAAGCATTGGCAGGTTACTGCACTCATATAGAGGTTGATCTCAATGCAGATGGTTCCGTGACTGTCACAGACGATGGTCGGGGGATTCCTACGGATACTCACTCGCGCACGGGGAAATCGGCGTTAGAAACTGTACTAACCGTGCTACATGCTGGGGGTAAGTTTGGCGGCGGTGGTTACAAAGTTTCTGGAGGATTACACGGGGTTGGTATTTCTGTCGTAAACGCCTTGTCAGAAGTTGTCGATGTAACAGTCTGGCGGGATAAAAAAGTTCATACCCAACGTTACGAACGGGGTGTTCCTGTTACAGAACTCATCGCCAAGCCTTACAAAGAAGCAAGAACGGGAACATCTGTCAGCTTCAAACCAGATACGCAAATCTTTACTACTGGGATTGAATTTGATTACATTACCCTAGCAGGTCGCTTGCGCGAGTTAGCATATCTCAATGCAGGAGTAAAAATAACTTTTACCGACAGCCGTTTAGACCTGCTTAAAAGTGATACACCCAAAGTAGAAACTTATGAATATAAGGGTGGAATCAAAGAATACGTTGCTTACATGAACCGTGACAAGCAAGCACTTCATGAAGAAATCATTTATGTGCAAGGCGAACGTAATAACGTCCAGATAGAAGTTTCTTTACAGTGGTGTACAGATGCTTATACAGACAACGTTTTGGGTTTTGCCAATAATATCCGCACCGTAGATGGTGGTACACACCTAGAAGGCTTGAAAGCAGTTCTAACTCGCACATTAAATGCGATCGCTCGTAAGCGTAATAAAATTAAAGAAAATGAACCAAACCTCAGTGGTGAACATGTCCGCGAAGGTTTGACAGCTGTTATTTCCGTTAAAGTCCCAGACCCAGAATTTGAAGGACAAACCAAAACCAAACTTGGTAATACCGAAGTCCGAGGTATTGTTGATTCTTTAGTCGGCGAAGTTCTTACCGAGTACCTAGAATTTCACCCCAGCATTGCTGACTCAATTTTAGATAAAGCCATCCAAGCGTTCAAAGCTGCTGAAGCAGCACGCCACGCACGGGAATTAGTTAGACGTAAATCTGTATTAGAATCTTCCCCACTACCCGGTAAATTGGCAGACTGTAGTTCCCGCGATCCTAGTGAATCAGAAATTTATATAGTGGAAGGTGACTCAGCAGGTGGTAGTGCTAAACAAGGACGCGATCGCCGTACTCAAGCTATCCTGCCTCTACGTGGTAAAATTCTTAATATTGAGAAAACTGACGATTCCAAAATCTATAAAAATAACGAAATTCAGGCATTAATCACAGCCTTGGGTTTAGGGGTAAAAGGTGAAGAATTTGATTCTACCCAACTACGGTATCACCGCATCATTATTATGACCGACGCGGACGTAGACGGGGCGCATATTCGTACACTACTATTGACCTTCTTTTATAGATACCAGCGATCACTCATCGAGCAAGGTTTCATTTACATCGCTTGCCCCCCATTATATAAAGTAGAACGGGGACGTAATTATGAGTATTGCTATAGCGAGCGTGAATTACAACAAGCGATCGCCAAATTCCCAGCCAACGCCAACTATACCATCCAACGCTTCAAAGGTTTGGGTGAAATGATGCCAGAACAACTCTGGACAACCACCATGAACCCCGAAACCCGCACTCTTAAACAAGTAGAAATTGAGGATGCAGCCGAAGCTGATCGCATCTTTACAATCTTAATGGGCGATCGAGTTGCACCCAGACGCGAATTTATCGAAACCTACGGTTCTAAACTTAACCTCATCGATTTAGATATCTAA
- the rpoD gene encoding RNA polymerase sigma factor RpoD: protein MNQANNVLDSIYQPDLEIMNQPEIELEDLLIEEDEDLLLADDGDIDEFLEPQSDEDDAKSGKAAKSRRRTQSKKKHYTEDSIRLYLQEIGRIRLLRADEEIELARKIADLLELERVRERLSEQLERDPRDSEWAEAVQVPLPAFRYRLHVGRRAKDKMVQSNLRLVVSIAKKYMNRGLSFQDLIQEGSLGLIRAAEKFDHEKGYKFSTYATWWIRQAITRAIADQSRTIRLPVHLYETISRIKKTTKLLSQEMGRKPTEEEIATRMEMTIEKLRFIAKSAQLPISLETPIGKEEDSRLGDFIESDGETPEDQVSKNLLREDLEKVLDSLSPRERDVLRLRYGLDDGRMKTLEEIGQIFNVTRERIRQIEAKALRKLRHPNRNSVLKEYIR from the coding sequence ATGAACCAGGCTAACAACGTACTCGATAGCATTTATCAGCCTGACCTAGAAATAATGAATCAGCCTGAGATCGAGTTAGAAGACCTCTTAATAGAAGAAGATGAGGACTTATTGCTCGCTGATGATGGCGATATTGATGAGTTTTTAGAGCCTCAGTCTGATGAGGACGACGCAAAGTCTGGAAAAGCCGCTAAATCGCGTCGTCGGACACAAAGCAAGAAGAAGCACTATACCGAAGATTCCATTCGTCTGTACTTGCAAGAAATTGGTCGTATCCGTTTGTTGCGTGCAGATGAGGAAATCGAACTGGCTAGAAAAATTGCTGATTTATTGGAATTAGAAAGGGTACGCGAGAGGCTGTCAGAACAGCTAGAACGTGACCCCCGTGATAGTGAATGGGCAGAAGCAGTACAAGTTCCATTGCCCGCATTCCGTTACCGCCTGCACGTTGGCCGCAGAGCAAAAGATAAAATGGTGCAATCAAACTTGCGCCTTGTAGTTTCAATTGCCAAGAAGTACATGAACCGTGGCTTATCTTTCCAAGATTTAATTCAAGAAGGAAGCCTTGGTTTGATTCGTGCGGCTGAGAAGTTTGACCACGAGAAAGGCTATAAATTCTCAACCTACGCTACTTGGTGGATTCGCCAAGCAATTACCAGAGCGATCGCTGACCAATCTCGCACCATCCGTCTGCCGGTTCACCTCTACGAAACCATCTCCCGCATCAAGAAAACCACCAAGTTATTGTCTCAAGAAATGGGACGCAAGCCAACAGAAGAAGAAATTGCAACTCGCATGGAAATGACCATCGAGAAACTGCGTTTCATCGCTAAATCTGCACAGTTACCCATTTCCTTAGAAACACCTATTGGTAAAGAAGAAGATTCTCGCTTAGGCGACTTTATCGAATCCGATGGCGAAACCCCAGAAGACCAAGTTTCTAAAAACCTTCTGCGCGAAGATTTAGAAAAAGTCCTCGACAGCCTCAGCCCCCGTGAACGAGACGTTCTCCGCCTGCGCTACGGTTTAGATGACGGACGCATGAAGACTTTAGAGGAAATTGGGCAAATCTTTAACGTCACCCGTGAACGGATTCGCCAAATCGAAGCCAAAGCACTCCGTAAATTACGCCACCCCAACCGCAACAGCGTTCTTAAGGAATATATTCGTTAG
- a CDS encoding chlorophyll a/b-binding protein, with product MTDTTKISASIVEDRNSWRWGFTPQAEIWNGRLAMIGFLAAALIELFSGQGFLHFWGIL from the coding sequence ATGACAGACACAACAAAAATCTCTGCTTCTATAGTTGAAGACCGCAATTCTTGGCGTTGGGGCTTCACTCCTCAAGCCGAAATCTGGAACGGTCGCTTGGCAATGATTGGCTTTTTAGCAGCCGCATTAATTGAGCTGTTCTCTGGTCAAGGCTTCCTACACTTCTGGGGCATTCTGTAA
- a CDS encoding DUF3226 domain-containing protein, whose protein sequence is MVEGKDDLRVIPELIEKNGIVWGNNKKEAIVSIEDYGGYSNLNSDLISTELQASGLTHLGLMVDADDEPQARWQSIRDACVDSILDIPQEIPETGLIHTTNTGIKFGVWMMPDNSMQGMLETFLAYMIPDESELLWTYAQEVVAEAKNKGALFIDARTDKAKIHSWLAWQEEPGRQLHQAIKYKILNPQHPKAQVFVNWFKALYDL, encoded by the coding sequence TTGGTTGAGGGGAAGGATGATCTGCGCGTCATACCAGAATTGATAGAAAAAAATGGAATTGTTTGGGGTAATAACAAGAAGGAAGCGATTGTATCAATTGAAGATTACGGTGGTTATAGCAATCTTAATTCAGACCTGATATCAACAGAGTTACAAGCATCAGGACTAACTCATCTGGGTTTAATGGTAGATGCAGATGATGAGCCTCAAGCACGTTGGCAAAGTATTAGAGATGCTTGTGTAGATAGTATTCTTGATATTCCTCAAGAAATCCCAGAAACAGGGTTAATCCACACTACAAACACAGGAATTAAGTTTGGTGTCTGGATGATGCCAGATAACTCAATGCAAGGAATGTTAGAGACTTTTTTAGCTTATATGATTCCAGATGAGAGTGAGCTACTTTGGACATACGCCCAGGAAGTTGTAGCAGAGGCAAAAAATAAGGGAGCATTATTTATAGATGCACGTACTGATAAAGCAAAAATTCACAGTTGGTTAGCATGGCAGGAAGAACCAGGAAGGCAACTGCATCAAGCTATCAAGTATAAAATTTTAAATCCCCAGCATCCAAAGGCACAGGTATTTGTGAACTGGTTTAAGGCTTTGTACGACCTCTAA
- a CDS encoding AAA family ATPase: protein MSLLPDLLGDEFIESLRNLEFITRWNNEQEKEPSTLPLSSNGGLPIDYIRRFRRNTKNAASKVQFVTSSSLETEKMIELFDQIVLTPEEKLVEQALHIIDSKIQRIAPMGSIKFRRSLDGSRGGFFVLLSDINQRVPIGSMGDGIWRMLGLALATVCAKDGYLFVDEIDTGLHFTAMSDMWRMIWETAKRLNVQVFATTHNSDCWMSLASIAQRDDATEDGIRIHRIEPGKDKSVVFTEPQIVIAAEREIEVR, encoded by the coding sequence TTGAGTTTACTTCCTGATCTTCTAGGTGATGAATTTATAGAATCATTAAGAAATCTTGAGTTTATTACAAGGTGGAACAATGAACAAGAAAAAGAGCCTTCAACATTGCCTCTATCATCTAACGGAGGGCTACCTATAGACTATATCCGGCGATTTCGTAGGAATACCAAAAATGCAGCTTCAAAAGTACAATTTGTAACATCATCTTCTTTAGAGACTGAGAAGATGATTGAACTCTTTGACCAAATTGTACTAACCCCAGAGGAAAAACTGGTAGAGCAAGCACTTCATATAATTGATTCTAAAATTCAACGTATCGCTCCAATGGGTTCTATTAAATTTAGGCGTTCTTTAGATGGTTCGCGGGGCGGCTTTTTTGTGCTTCTTTCTGATATTAACCAGCGCGTACCAATAGGAAGTATGGGTGATGGGATTTGGCGTATGTTAGGGTTGGCACTAGCTACAGTTTGTGCTAAAGATGGATATTTATTTGTTGATGAAATAGATACTGGGCTTCATTTTACAGCCATGTCTGATATGTGGCGAATGATTTGGGAGACAGCAAAGCGGTTAAATGTACAGGTGTTCGCTACTACTCATAATAGTGATTGTTGGATGAGTTTAGCCAGTATTGCTCAACGGGATGATGCTACTGAGGATGGTATTAGAATCCACAGAATTGAGCCAGGTAAAGATAAAAGTGTAGTCTTTACAGAACCTCAAATTGTCATTGCGGCTGAAAGAGAAATTGAGGTGCGTTAG